A genomic window from Terriglobia bacterium includes:
- a CDS encoding bifunctional nuclease family protein, whose protein sequence is MEVEMKIRSLMMDPVTNMPIVVLKDLQGSAVLPIWVGIYEANAIALEIEKVQTPRPMTHDLLRNVLLGLDVHVQKVVVNDLKDDTFFALIWVETRGELMAIDSRPSDALALALRVDCPIFVEEEVLKSSKVSSAVSERNSTEQLRNWLEGLSDDDLGRYKM, encoded by the coding sequence ATGGAAGTCGAAATGAAGATTCGCAGCCTGATGATGGATCCCGTGACCAACATGCCCATTGTGGTGTTGAAGGACCTGCAGGGCAGCGCCGTGCTGCCCATCTGGGTGGGCATCTACGAAGCCAACGCCATCGCCCTGGAGATCGAAAAGGTGCAGACGCCGCGGCCGATGACCCATGACCTGCTGCGCAACGTGCTGCTGGGGCTGGACGTGCACGTGCAGAAGGTGGTCGTGAACGACCTCAAGGACGACACCTTTTTCGCGCTGATCTGGGTGGAGACGCGGGGCGAGCTGATGGCCATCGATTCGCGGCCCAGCGATGCGCTGGCCCTGGCGCTGCGCGTGGATTGCCCGATTTTCGTGGAAGAAGAAGTGCTGAAGAGCTCCAAGGTGTCGAGCGCGGTTTCCGAACGGAACTCCACCGAGCAACTGCGCAACTGGCTCGAAGGCCTCTCCGACGACGACCTCGGCCGCTACAAGATGTAG
- the nuoI gene encoding NADH-quinone oxidoreductase subunit NuoI — MASLSSGTAKQSIFRDIAETFSALATGFSVTFRNMLRKPVTENYPYEPVHFQARYRGIHVLHRDESGLEKCVGCFLCAAACPANCIYIEAAENTGEKRISAGERYAEVYNIDYSRCIFCGYCVEACPTDAITHGHGFELASYDINSLIYRKEKLLEKIAAAPVRSAAGAKATA, encoded by the coding sequence ATGGCCTCCCTTTCAAGTGGAACCGCAAAACAATCCATTTTTCGCGATATCGCCGAGACGTTCAGCGCGCTGGCAACAGGTTTCAGCGTGACTTTCCGCAATATGCTGCGCAAACCGGTGACGGAAAACTATCCGTATGAGCCGGTGCATTTCCAGGCGCGTTACCGCGGCATTCACGTGCTGCACCGCGATGAGAGCGGACTGGAGAAGTGCGTGGGCTGCTTTTTGTGCGCCGCGGCCTGCCCGGCCAACTGCATCTACATCGAGGCCGCGGAAAACACCGGCGAGAAGCGCATTTCCGCAGGCGAGCGCTACGCCGAGGTTTACAACATCGATTATTCGCGGTGCATCTTCTGCGGCTACTGCGTGGAAGCCTGCCCCACCGATGCCATCACCCACGGACACGGTTTTGAACTGGCCAGCTACGACATCAACTCGCTGATCTACCGCAAAGAAAAGCTGCTCGAGAAGATCGCTGCCGCTCCGGTGCGCTCCGCGGCCGGTGCCAAAGCCACCGCGTAA
- a CDS encoding YpdA family putative bacillithiol disulfide reductase translates to MTTYDLICIGAGPTGLASAIEARRAGMRALVIDKGCLCNSLFHYPVNMVFFTTPELLEIGDLPLVCAAEKPTRSEALKYYRKAAEHYQLELRLFERVERVEGSDGKFAVFTQTENGTAQRYAGRKIVVATGYYDQPNLLGVEGENLPHVSHYYTQPHEFWNRDVVVIGGKNSAAEAALDLYRGGARVTLVYRGRSLGASLKYWVRPDIENRIKAGEIRALFRTQVARIAADHVVVGGGWGREQRVPARQVFALTGYHPDFEFLERLGVRLDRETRKPVCNPETLESNVPGLHLAGVIIGGRHTSEIFIENGRLHGKQIVKSLQ, encoded by the coding sequence ATGACGACTTACGACCTGATCTGCATTGGCGCCGGACCGACGGGCCTGGCCTCCGCAATCGAGGCCCGGCGCGCGGGGATGCGCGCGCTGGTGATCGACAAGGGCTGCCTGTGCAATTCGCTGTTCCACTACCCGGTCAACATGGTGTTTTTCACCACGCCGGAACTGCTGGAGATCGGCGACCTGCCGCTGGTGTGCGCGGCGGAGAAGCCGACGCGAAGCGAGGCGCTGAAGTACTACCGCAAGGCGGCGGAGCATTATCAGCTCGAGCTGCGGCTGTTTGAGCGGGTGGAGCGGGTCGAGGGAAGCGACGGGAAGTTCGCGGTGTTCACGCAAACGGAAAACGGGACGGCCCAACGTTATGCGGGCCGCAAGATCGTGGTGGCCACGGGCTACTACGACCAGCCGAATCTGCTGGGGGTGGAAGGGGAGAATCTTCCGCACGTCTCGCACTACTATACGCAGCCGCACGAGTTCTGGAACCGCGACGTGGTAGTCATCGGGGGAAAGAATTCGGCGGCGGAGGCGGCGCTGGACCTCTACCGTGGCGGCGCGCGCGTGACGCTGGTGTACCGCGGCAGGAGTCTGGGAGCGTCCCTGAAATACTGGGTGCGGCCGGACATCGAGAACCGCATCAAGGCCGGGGAAATTCGCGCGCTGTTCCGGACGCAGGTGGCGCGCATCGCCGCGGACCACGTCGTGGTGGGCGGCGGCTGGGGGCGGGAGCAGAGGGTACCGGCGCGGCAGGTGTTCGCCTTGACGGGCTATCACCCGGACTTTGAATTTCTGGAGAGACTGGGCGTGCGGCTGGACCGGGAGACGCGCAAACCTGTCTGCAACCCGGAGACGCTGGAGAGCAACGTGCCCGGGCTGCACCTGGCGGGAGTGATCATCGGCGGGCGGCACACCAGCGAGATCTTCATCGAAAACGGGCGGTTGCACGGCAAGCAGATCGTGAAATCGCTGCAGTAA
- a CDS encoding ParB/RepB/Spo0J family partition protein: MSNVSKRIGLPVTLKMRHDAHYIESLTTYSGAAIGRMIPVENIRPNPEQPRKALGDLRDLTDSIREKGVLEPLLVRYVTQEECYHIISGERRYHASRAAGLREVPCIEKVADDAETLELGLIENIQRKDLTPFEEADGLHRLATQFEYTHEDLARKIGRARSSVTETLSLRNIPEAIRRKCAEHGVASKSVLLQIARQPTEKKMAEMLQRILQGGLTRDQARRERRDEQQGGPRPQPFVFHFEPETEKFKLRIQFRKSNVSRDELISTLREILASLEESSETANSAVA, encoded by the coding sequence GTGTCGAACGTGTCGAAGAGGATCGGATTGCCCGTCACGCTGAAGATGCGGCATGACGCCCACTACATCGAGTCGCTGACGACGTACAGCGGCGCGGCGATAGGGCGCATGATACCGGTGGAGAATATCCGGCCGAATCCGGAACAGCCGCGCAAGGCCCTGGGCGACCTGCGCGACCTGACGGACTCCATCCGGGAGAAAGGCGTGCTGGAACCGCTGCTGGTGCGCTACGTGACGCAGGAGGAGTGCTACCACATCATCTCGGGGGAGCGGCGCTATCACGCGTCGCGGGCCGCGGGGCTGCGCGAAGTGCCGTGCATCGAGAAGGTTGCGGACGACGCGGAAACCCTGGAACTGGGCCTGATCGAGAACATCCAGCGCAAGGACCTGACGCCCTTTGAAGAGGCCGACGGGCTGCACCGGCTGGCGACGCAATTCGAATACACGCACGAAGATCTGGCGCGGAAGATCGGGCGGGCGCGCTCTTCGGTGACGGAGACACTGTCGCTGCGCAATATCCCCGAGGCCATCCGGCGCAAGTGCGCGGAGCACGGGGTGGCCTCGAAGTCGGTGCTGCTGCAGATCGCCCGGCAACCCACCGAGAAGAAGATGGCCGAGATGCTGCAGCGCATCCTGCAGGGCGGGCTGACGCGCGACCAGGCGCGCCGCGAGAGGCGCGACGAACAGCAGGGCGGGCCGCGGCCGCAGCCTTTCGTCTTCCATTTTGAGCCGGAGACGGAGAAGTTCAAGCTGCGCATCCAGTTCCGGAAGAGCAACGTGTCGCGAGACGAGCTGATCAGCACGCTGCGCGAGATTCTGGCTTCCCTCGAGGAGTCGTCGGAAACGGCGAACTCCGCAGTCGCTTAG
- a CDS encoding DUF1259 domain-containing protein: MIFLLVLCMFLAASRLPAQEIPADYQAVLRYLSRSGDYKAAVLKINIPRNDLHVQIAGRDTPTPFGFGGWIGLTKGDGDMDVLMGDLVLTQEEVNPVLSALLDHGLEATALHNHFFWEEPRLFFLHVHGHGKALDLAQRIKPALDLVGHATPASAPSAPGASLAAPALDAAALTKIIGRPGETFGAVQKFTVGRDDLHLTEMGTVINARMGLNSWAAFAGSDGDAQIAGDIAMRESEVQGVLKALRVHGLNIVAIHQHMLKTQPAVFFLHYWGRGPAAKLAEGFRAALDLLGSSGAH, from the coding sequence ATGATTTTTCTTCTTGTCCTGTGCATGTTTCTGGCCGCCTCCAGGCTCCCCGCGCAGGAGATTCCCGCTGACTACCAGGCCGTGCTCCGGTACCTGAGCCGCAGTGGCGACTACAAGGCGGCCGTTCTGAAGATCAACATTCCGCGCAACGATCTGCATGTACAGATCGCCGGCCGCGATACGCCAACGCCCTTCGGCTTCGGCGGCTGGATTGGATTGACGAAGGGCGATGGGGACATGGATGTGCTCATGGGCGATTTGGTCCTGACGCAGGAAGAAGTTAACCCCGTGCTTTCCGCGCTTCTCGATCACGGCTTGGAGGCTACCGCTCTCCACAACCACTTTTTCTGGGAGGAGCCGCGGCTGTTTTTTCTTCATGTGCACGGTCACGGAAAGGCGCTGGATCTCGCGCAAAGAATCAAGCCCGCACTCGACCTCGTCGGACACGCCACTCCCGCCTCTGCGCCATCCGCGCCCGGCGCTTCTCTTGCCGCGCCCGCTCTGGATGCCGCTGCGCTTACCAAAATCATCGGGCGTCCCGGCGAAACGTTTGGCGCGGTGCAGAAATTCACCGTCGGCCGCGACGATCTGCACCTCACCGAAATGGGAACGGTCATCAACGCCCGGATGGGATTGAACTCCTGGGCCGCCTTCGCCGGCTCGGATGGCGATGCGCAGATCGCCGGCGACATCGCCATGCGCGAATCGGAAGTCCAGGGTGTATTGAAGGCGCTTCGGGTGCACGGCCTGAACATTGTGGCCATCCATCAGCACATGCTGAAGACGCAGCCGGCGGTTTTCTTTCTCCATTACTGGGGCCGCGGGCCTGCCGCGAAGCTCGCCGAAGGGTTCCGCGCCGCACTGGACCTTCTGGGCTCCTCCGGCGCTCACTGA
- the miaB gene encoding tRNA (N6-isopentenyl adenosine(37)-C2)-methylthiotransferase MiaB: MGKAFDIGLDALAAGGAASRETPASAGCGARGTFFLETFGCQMNDHDSEKVAGVLVARGYRQVHSPESASVILYNTCSIREKAAQKVFSRLGEFRAQPNEGRMIGVLGCLAQQEGADIFERAPWVGLVCGSASYSKLPELLAQWEAGNRRVTGLETDTDETFETEITRRDNPWRAYLTIIEGCDKACSYCVVPFTRGPERSRASAAVLAEARQLADLGYTEIQLLGQTVNSYRDPTPRGMRFAELLLAAAEIPGIRRVRFTTSHPRDFTPDIVRAIEAHPAVCEHVHLPVQSGSTRVLRAMQRTYTREEYLEKIELLRSARRAISVTTDFIVGFPGETGKDFQETLSLLDAAQFDGAFSFKYSPRPNTPAQAMADAIPEEEKSRRLAVLLEKQREIQTARNAALTGQRFEVLVEGKSRRQNQWAGRTSSNRMVNFTSPVAELLGQYVQIQVSSAGPNSLAGEQVL; encoded by the coding sequence ATGGGAAAAGCCTTTGATATCGGGCTGGATGCGCTGGCGGCGGGAGGCGCTGCTTCGCGGGAGACGCCTGCAAGTGCGGGCTGCGGCGCGCGCGGCACGTTTTTTCTGGAGACCTTCGGCTGCCAGATGAACGACCACGACTCGGAAAAAGTGGCCGGGGTGCTGGTGGCGCGCGGGTACCGCCAGGTGCACTCGCCCGAGTCCGCCTCGGTGATCCTGTACAACACCTGCAGCATCCGCGAAAAGGCGGCGCAAAAGGTCTTCTCGCGGCTCGGGGAGTTTCGCGCGCAGCCGAACGAGGGGCGGATGATCGGCGTGCTGGGCTGCCTGGCGCAGCAGGAGGGCGCGGATATCTTCGAGCGCGCGCCGTGGGTGGGGCTGGTATGCGGCTCGGCCAGTTACAGCAAGCTGCCGGAGCTGCTGGCGCAGTGGGAAGCGGGGAACCGGCGGGTCACGGGGCTGGAGACGGACACGGACGAAACTTTCGAAACGGAAATTACGCGGCGCGACAATCCCTGGCGCGCCTACCTGACGATCATCGAGGGCTGCGACAAGGCCTGCTCCTACTGCGTGGTGCCGTTCACGCGGGGGCCGGAGCGCAGCCGGGCAAGTGCGGCGGTGCTGGCAGAGGCGCGGCAGCTCGCGGATCTAGGTTACACGGAAATCCAACTGCTCGGACAAACCGTGAATTCCTACCGCGATCCCACGCCGCGCGGGATGCGCTTTGCGGAGCTGCTGCTGGCGGCCGCGGAGATTCCGGGGATTCGCCGGGTGCGCTTCACGACGTCGCACCCGCGGGACTTCACGCCGGACATCGTGCGCGCGATCGAGGCGCACCCGGCGGTCTGCGAGCACGTGCACCTGCCGGTGCAGTCCGGCTCGACGCGGGTGTTGCGCGCGATGCAGCGCACCTACACGCGCGAGGAGTATCTGGAAAAAATCGAGCTGCTGCGGAGCGCGCGGCGGGCCATCAGCGTGACGACGGATTTTATCGTAGGCTTTCCGGGCGAGACGGGAAAGGATTTTCAGGAAACGCTCAGCCTGCTCGATGCGGCGCAGTTTGACGGGGCGTTCTCCTTCAAGTACTCACCGCGGCCCAATACGCCGGCGCAGGCGATGGCCGACGCGATTCCCGAGGAAGAGAAGAGCCGGCGCCTGGCGGTGCTGCTGGAGAAGCAGCGGGAGATCCAGACGGCGCGCAACGCGGCGCTGACGGGGCAGCGCTTCGAGGTGCTGGTGGAAGGGAAGTCGCGGAGGCAGAACCAGTGGGCCGGGCGTACTTCTAGTAACCGCATGGTGAATTTTACTTCGCCGGTCGCCGAGCTTCTGGGACAATACGTGCAGATCCAAGTGAGCAGCGCAGGGCCCAACAGTCTGGCGGGCGAACAGGTTTTGTAG
- a CDS encoding MATE family efflux transporter, whose product MRTLRAEFRPTLKLALPLVLAELGWMSMAIVDTMMVGRLPDSAAAIGAVSISSILFHVLALFGGGLLIGLDTLVSQAFGAGQREDCHRSLLNSIYLALAMTPCLMTPIWFFAPLLTALGAEPRVSALAVPYMKALAMGVLPLLLYFALRRTMQAMNLVKPVAFALITANFVNLAGNWLLVYGKWGAPAMGVVGSGWSTAIARTYMAAVLVAYLLWYDRKHRTRLLHTPVEVDLRRIRRLIALGLPAALQITLEMAVFALATALIARLGAVALASHQIALNTVSLTYMVPLGISSAATVRVGQAIGRKDPAAAADAGGTAIALSASFMCFASLGLLVFPRWIARMYTPDEAVIRNTILLLAAGAAFQLFDGIQSVATGALRGTGDTRTPMLCHFSAYWLIGFPLGAYLCFRRGWGVFGLWTGLSFALILIGCVLLLVWQRTVRRLRASAVR is encoded by the coding sequence ATGCGCACATTGCGGGCGGAGTTCCGCCCCACGCTTAAGCTGGCACTGCCCCTGGTTCTCGCCGAGCTTGGCTGGATGAGCATGGCCATCGTGGACACCATGATGGTCGGCCGCCTCCCCGACAGTGCCGCAGCCATCGGCGCCGTGAGCATCAGCTCCATCCTCTTCCATGTCCTGGCCCTGTTCGGCGGAGGCCTGCTGATCGGCCTGGACACCCTGGTTTCCCAGGCCTTTGGCGCGGGCCAGCGCGAGGACTGCCACCGCTCGCTGCTCAACAGCATCTACCTGGCCCTGGCCATGACGCCCTGTCTGATGACCCCTATTTGGTTCTTCGCGCCGCTGCTCACCGCTCTCGGCGCGGAACCCCGCGTCTCCGCCCTCGCCGTCCCCTACATGAAGGCCCTGGCCATGGGCGTGCTCCCCCTGCTGCTCTATTTCGCCCTGCGCCGCACCATGCAGGCGATGAACCTCGTCAAGCCCGTGGCCTTCGCGCTCATCACCGCGAACTTCGTCAACCTCGCCGGCAACTGGCTCCTCGTCTACGGCAAGTGGGGCGCCCCGGCGATGGGCGTGGTCGGCTCCGGCTGGTCCACGGCCATCGCGCGCACCTATATGGCCGCCGTGCTCGTCGCTTACCTGCTCTGGTACGACCGCAAGCACCGCACCCGGCTTCTGCACACGCCGGTCGAAGTGGATCTCCGCCGCATCCGCCGGCTGATCGCCTTGGGCCTTCCCGCCGCTCTGCAGATCACGCTGGAGATGGCCGTCTTCGCCCTGGCCACCGCGCTCATCGCCCGCCTTGGCGCCGTGGCTCTGGCCAGCCATCAGATCGCCCTGAACACCGTTTCCTTGACCTACATGGTGCCCCTGGGCATCTCCTCCGCCGCAACCGTGCGCGTCGGCCAGGCCATCGGCCGCAAAGACCCCGCGGCTGCCGCCGACGCCGGCGGCACGGCCATCGCTCTCAGCGCCTCCTTCATGTGCTTCGCCTCGCTCGGCTTGCTGGTCTTTCCCCGCTGGATTGCCCGCATGTACACGCCCGACGAAGCGGTGATCCGCAACACGATACTCCTGCTCGCCGCCGGCGCGGCCTTTCAGCTCTTCGACGGCATCCAGTCGGTGGCCACCGGCGCGCTGCGCGGTACCGGCGACACCCGCACGCCCATGCTCTGTCACTTCTCGGCCTACTGGCTGATCGGCTTTCCGCTCGGCGCCTATCTCTGCTTCCGCCGCGGCTGGGGCGTCTTCGGTCTGTGGACCGGCCTGAGCTTTGCCCTGATCCTGATCGGATGTGTCTTGTTGCTCGTCTGGCAAAGGACCGTGCGCCGCCTGCGCGCATCCGCCGTCCGCTAA
- a CDS encoding PilZ domain-containing protein, protein MALPGSGLNESTEKHFRTVSRVNSRVPIAVEWTEASNSMRVEGVTLDVSSKGCLAVVPQGFTVGQRMRVVNLVTNQGCDAVLVWRGHEGRTGWELGLELQDPPVDFWSLDF, encoded by the coding sequence GTGGCCCTTCCAGGTTCTGGATTGAACGAGAGCACAGAAAAGCATTTCCGCACGGTATCGCGCGTGAATTCGCGGGTGCCGATCGCCGTGGAGTGGACCGAGGCCAGCAACAGCATGCGCGTAGAAGGGGTTACCCTGGATGTCAGCTCGAAGGGCTGCCTGGCGGTTGTGCCCCAGGGCTTCACCGTGGGCCAGCGCATGCGGGTGGTCAATCTGGTAACCAACCAGGGCTGCGATGCCGTGCTCGTCTGGCGCGGCCACGAAGGCCGCACCGGCTGGGAATTGGGCCTGGAGCTGCAGGATCCTCCGGTGGACTTCTGGAGCCTGGATTTCTGA
- a CDS encoding ParA family protein, producing MTAIITIANQKGGVGKTTTAINLAASLAHRGKRTLLIDLDPQANSTIAFFHASDVALSMFEVLSDARAEMAKVIKPTKDPNLFVGPGRLALAKLEQVLAGQFDAPYKLKDALAPVLREFDYVILDTPPSLGILTVNAMVASTHLLVPIQAAYFAIEGTDDLLETYERIRARPNPALKVLGVVITLFDRRTNISRDTHEQIRSVFGGVLFKTRIGKNVRLEESPAYKETILTFAPKSPGAADYKKLAAEVIQRVERVEEDRIARHAEDAA from the coding sequence ATGACGGCCATCATCACGATCGCGAATCAGAAAGGCGGCGTGGGCAAAACCACGACGGCGATCAATCTTGCCGCGTCGCTCGCGCACCGCGGCAAGCGGACCCTGCTCATCGATCTCGACCCGCAAGCCAATTCCACGATCGCTTTTTTTCATGCCAGCGATGTGGCCCTGTCCATGTTCGAAGTGCTCAGTGATGCGCGGGCGGAGATGGCCAAGGTGATCAAGCCCACGAAAGATCCGAACCTGTTTGTGGGGCCGGGGCGCCTGGCGCTGGCGAAACTCGAGCAGGTGCTGGCCGGGCAGTTCGACGCGCCGTACAAGCTGAAGGACGCGCTGGCGCCGGTGCTGCGGGAATTCGACTACGTCATTCTGGACACGCCGCCGTCGCTGGGCATCCTGACGGTGAACGCCATGGTGGCCTCCACGCACCTGCTGGTGCCCATCCAAGCCGCCTATTTCGCGATCGAAGGCACCGACGACCTGCTGGAAACCTACGAGCGCATCCGCGCGCGGCCCAACCCGGCGCTGAAGGTGCTGGGCGTGGTGATCACGCTGTTCGACCGGCGCACGAACATCTCGCGCGACACGCACGAGCAGATCCGCTCGGTGTTCGGCGGGGTGCTGTTCAAGACGCGCATCGGGAAGAACGTGCGTCTGGAGGAAAGCCCGGCATACAAGGAAACGATTTTAACGTTTGCTCCGAAGTCACCCGGCGCTGCCGATTATAAAAAGCTAGCCGCGGAGGTTATCCAACGTGTCGAACGTGTCGAAGAGGATCGGATTGCCCGTCACGCTGAAGATGCGGCATGA